In Streptococcus mitis, the DNA window GGTCTAAACTAGACTTGGGATCCATAACACGACCATTTTTGATTAGTAGCATCTGCTTTCTCCTTTATTCATAGAAATCGACTTGGGTATCCAACAATTTATCCCCATCATAAACAAACTTGGCTGAAAAGAAGGGTTTGTCCTCTAAAAGCCACTCAACAAAGGTGTGGTCACCCTCCCAAGTTGGCTTGCTCAGAACTTCATCATAGGGAACCCATTCTAAGGTCCCCTCATTGCAGTCGATCAAGTCACCCTCAAACTCTGTCACCTTAAAAACATAGGTGTACCAGTCTAAATCTGGTGTAAATTCAGGAAAAGTGATGACGCCTTTTAGAACTGGCTTGGCTTTGAGCCCTGTTTCTTCGAGGATTTCACGCGCCGCGCATTCTTGAGGGGTCTCCCCTCGCTCTAGCTTACCACCCACACCAATCCATTTGCCTTCATGGACATCATTAGGCTTCTTATTGCGATGAAGCATGAGCAGTTCTTTCCCGTTATCAATGTAGCAAATCGTCGCTAACTGAGGCATATTCTCTCCTTATCTAAGCCAATCGATTGGCTCTTGTCCTGTCTCTTTTAAGAATGCATTGGCCTTGGAAAAAGGCTTGGAACCCCAAAATCCTCTATAAACTGATAAAGGACTGGGATGGGCTGATTCGATAATCAAGTGATGAGGATTGGTAACTAAGGCCTTCTTCTTACGTGCATAAGCTCCCCAGAGTACAAAAACAACTGGTCTATCTAGATGATTGACCACCTGAATCACAGCATCAGTAAAAGGCTCCCATATCTGACCGGCATGACCATTGGCCTGTCCAGCAGGAACCGTCAAACAAGCATTAAGAAGTAAGACTCCTTGCTCAGCCCAAGCTGTCAAATCATGGGATTTCTTAACGCCAAGATCATCTGACAATTCTTTCAAGATATTTTGCAAGGATGGCGGAGCTGGGATAGAGTCGGGTACAGAAAAACTCAAGCCCTGCGCTTGACCTGGCCCGTGATAGGGATCTTGCCCTAGAATCACCACCTTAACTTCTTCAAGCGGTGTTGTCAAGAGAGCCTGAAAAACCTTTTCTTTGGGCGGATAAATAGTCCCTTGAGAATAGACCTGATCCATAAACTGATTGATTTTCCCAAAATAACCTTCAGGTAATTGCTCCTTAATCAAAGCATGCCAAGATGAGTGTTGCATAGCCAACTCCTTCGTTTTTACTGCCTCTATTATAGCAAAAAGTGGCTTTCTAAACCACTTTTTACAGTTTATCTAAATAATCCAGCAAGTCTTGGTAAGAATGTACTTCGTAAGTCGGCTGAGCTTGTGTGTGATTTTCGAGGTGATGAGGATTGTACCAGATAGTGTCAATCCCAGCATTATTACCACCTTGAACGTCGGAGGTTAGGGAATCTCCAATCATCAGCGTCTTTTCTTTGCTAAAACCTACAATCTGTTGACCAATTTTTTCATAAAAGAGAGCATCAGGCTTTTGTGTTTGCAACTGTTCTGAGATAAAAACTTGATTGAAATAAGGTGCTAGACCAGATTGAGTCAAACGCCCTGTCTGAATGGCAGTAATGCCATTTGTCGCAGCATACAAGTCATAATCTCGCTCGATGAGGATATCCAAGAGTTCATGAGCGCCTGAAAAAGTTTGTCCCTGTTGAGCGAGGTAAAATTGGTAACGCTGGGCTAGAAAACTACCGTCTTTTTCCTGTCCAAAGTGAGCAAATAGACGAGAAAAGCGCGTGTTAACCAACTCTTGTTTACTGATTTTCTTTTGCTCTAAGTCCTTCCATAGAGCCTTGTTCATAGGAACATAATAGTCTTTATAAGCCTGAATATCTGTAACCCCTTCTTCTTTTAGGAGTTGCGTCAAAGCCACATCCTCAGCAGCATCAAAATCAAGAAATGTGTGGTCAAGGTCGAAAAGTAGAAATTTGTAGGACAATTTGAGAGTTTTCCTTTCTAGGAGATGTAAAATTTAATATTTTGTTCAAATATGTTTACATTATACCATAAAAATAGAACTCCCCTCTCTAGTTAAATACTATCATATTAGAACCAAAGGTAAATCATAATGCAGTTTGAACTTCATAGAAATGAATTTCAAACGGACGACATCATGCTTACCATGGCTAAATCTATGAAGAACTACTTCAAATTAAATAAAGAAAATGCCAAAGATCATCGTGATCACTACTTTATTTTTAATATTGAAACTGTGAAAGAAAGTAAGTTGACTAGGAAGTACTCCTATCAGAAAACTGTTACAAATATAAAGCAAGGAGCAAAAAACTGATTTGCTCCTTTTTATATCTGGAAATTTAATCCTCGCCTCCTTAAACAGCATCAGAACGATATATTGTTTTTTGTAGATTTAGATAATCCATCAAGTTAATAACTTTATTATTTTCTGCCACTTCTGAAATAGTATCAGTCTCAAATCCATTTGCTTGAGCAAATAGAATCGTATAATCATATACAAGATCAAACAACTCATCTATTTCAGAGTTTAGTTTCAAATAAAGTAGTTCTTTTTGATTGTCCTGTAAAAATTTTAAGAAATTATCAACCTCTTCTTCACTTACTTCTCCTTTTTGTGCTAATTGAATGAAATGAACTAGCTTTTCTATAAGTTTCTTTACAATCTTCTTATATCTATTTGAAATAAATGCATAATAACCAACACCACCAACAGCTAGAACAGTTGCACCAATAGCTGTTACTAGCACATATTTATTTTTTGCAAGGCCTTTAACGACCTGTTGAGCTGGTTCTCCTGCCTTTACTTCTTTTAGATGCTTTACTATATGGCCGGATGAATTTCTGATTATTGAACCATAACGTTTATAAATTCCAGAGTCTAATCCTTTCTGAATATTTAATGGAATTTCTATAGTAACTTGATTTAATGACATAATTATAACTTACCTCTTAATTCTATCGTTCTAGTTTATTCAAAAATAAAATCAGCAATTCGTTTAGCAGCTTTTTCTGTTACTACTTCAATGTCAGTTTTAGTCCAAGTGTCATTTACATAATTAACAAGAGATTTAGCTATTGGAAACTTACTACCTATATAGCCATGACCACTTGTGATTGTATTCTCTCTTTTTGTTCTAAACCAAGCATCTCCAATTCCACGATTAATTTCGGATTCAAGGAGAATTTTATTCCCCAATTTTTCAGCATAATCTCGGAATTCTTCTTGGCTTTCTAGTCCAGCATCTGACATAATATTTTCTCTATTCAAACCACTTTGCGGCATAATGTGTTCAATATCAATATTTCCATTTAAATTAAAGTCCATACCTTTTTCCAATGAAAATAGGAATTCATTTACATAAAGAATAGAATTTGAAACTCCACTTTCAGTCAAAGTTTGTTTAACATCTTCATAAACAAAATTAGTATGAATATGGTTCTTTATTTTTGAAATAAGTTCGTCGATTGAAATTGAATCGACTTGACTGTACATCAGATTAATTTCTTCTAGGAAGCCTTTAAAAAGTTTATGGCTATATGAGAGTTCAGATAATTCAATCAAAACTCCAAGTCTAAGTAAGTATTCCAGATATGTGTTGTCTTGTCTGAAAAATAAATAACTACTAACAAAAGGTCGTAAATTACCGTTTAATTTATTTATCAATTGACCATTGATAGTATCAGATACTCGTTCAAAATTATTTAAGATTGTATTTAGCTCAGTAGTAAACAGAACATCTTCATTCAATAGATGTTTATTTTTTGAGAAAAAGGCTCTTATACCAGGATTTCTTCGATCAGCACTGTTTTGTTCTGAAAGTTTTACGAAAATATAGTGAGTAATTAACGCATTTAAGTCTAATCTAGATGAATCTGTACGTTGTACAATTTCTTGCCAATTTTTTTCGAAGTTTTTCCTATCTGATGCGTTTGCGGTGGTCTTAGATACAATTACTTCAATTGGGGTCAATGGAACACCAGTCCCATTTAAGGAATTGAAAATATTTATTGCCTGATCAGTATTATAACTTGTAATGGTAATCACTTGGCAATTATCAATAAAGTGGTTAGCAAAATTGATAAGAGTAAAAACATTCAATTCGTTACACATATTGTAAAAATATCTAAAGTTTTTATAGAAGTTAGTATAGCGGTTGTCTTTCTGGCGACGATAGATTTGGTGAACTCTATCTTTAATAGATATAAAATCTTTACCTAGCAAGATAGTAGTCATCTCATTAGCATATTTTTCTGAAATCGAATGATTTAGATACTTTATTCTATCATCGCCAGGATAATACAGTCCATCAACGAAATCATCTTTTTCATCATCTGAAACATTGAAAAGCATTGTTACAATCTGCTCTTTAAGACCATTAAGACGTTTCACTAATCTGCGTGCATCAGTATCTAGAGTCGGTTGAAGTTCAAGCTCATTATCAATCTTCAATAAGATCGCCTTAAGAAGTAACATAAATGTCGTTGTTCTTTGTTGACCATCAATCAAGGTTACTTCATGATCTTCTCCAGATTCTTGAGCGATGAGAACTGCCCCAAAGAAATAATTGTCTTGGGAAGTATCATCGAAATTTTCCATATGAAGATTAATATCTTCAATGAGTTGTTCACATTGTGGTACTTGCCAAGCATAAGGTCTCTGATAGGTAGGAATATAAAATTCTGATTTTTCAAAATAAGATTTTACTGTTTGTAAGGCTGGTTGAATATCGTTTCTCATTTAGATTCTCCAATAATATTTTCTAATGGTATTATATCACGAAAACGCTAACAATTAAACACAAACTATATCCGAACTATCTAACGATTTAATTCCCTTTTAACGATTACATCTTTGGAATGTTAACAAGTTATACCATTATAATTTGAAATCTATCTATACCCTAAATAATACCAAAAAGCCTTCAAATTTTTAAGTTTCAAGGTTTTTACTGCATTAAATTTTAATATCTAACTTCTACTGTTTTCGAAGAGTAGAAGTTAGATATTAAAATTTGAGAGCTTTGCTTTCTAAAAATTCACTAAGAACATTATAGCCATAAAGCTCCTCACACAATTAACTAATTTAATAACTTGAAAAAAATTCGTACTCTAGCCTATACAATTCAACACAAATCTTTCAGAATAGAACAATCCTAACGATCGAATCCTCTATTTTCCTAAATATCCCTGCAATTCTAAACCTAGAATTCCTATAAACTAAATGTTTTCGTACTATTCTAAACCATTGATTGTCTTAAATTTTTATTTTTGAAGGATTCTAAAGCTAGAATTGCTCTAAAACAAGGATAACTAAGGTATTCGAAACCTATAAGAACACATTCACACCTCAACTATGACACTTACAATTCTTCCGATGAGCTTTGAGTTTTTTCAGAGCCCAATCATAGTGGCTTGACGTGCTACTGACAAAGTAGGAACCTAGACTTGTCCCACCCGTCCACTTATAGACACCTTTGGTAAAGAGTTCATCATTGCTAAAAACTTCTATCAACTCTAAAACCTCTCTATGTGATTGTTCTAGGAGTCTAGTCGCTTCTTCTAAGGAGGTTTTCTGGTGCTTCTTCCAAAAAGCGACATTCATTTCTCCATAAGTTTTCCAATTATAAGGTTCAGGGAGAAAAGGTCTTTCGCGACCTTTTTGATTAGAATGAACCCAAGTCAAAAGTAACTGATGCCATTCATAAAGATGGATCAAGACATCCCGCAGATTTTTATCCCTTTTCCAGTGAGCTTCTTTTTTCTTTGGGGCTCTTGAAAAATCAAATGGAGTCTGTAGCTCATCTTCACTTAGTTGGGAGATGAAACGATTAAGCTTTTCATAGTTTTCCTTAGAGGCCAGCACTAGCTCCTCTTTTGTTTTCGGTCTAGGCACAGGAGTACTCCCTTCATATCTCTAGTTATTATTAGAAATTTTTTATCCTTTAAATCTCTATAACTTATCCTTTAATTTCTCAACAAAGAGATAGGCCGCTGGACAGGTCAAAGTATTCTTAATCGTCAAATGGTTGATTTGATGGATCTTTTTGCGATCTGTATGGGGGAACTCTCGACAGGCCTTTGGACGAACTTCATAGATGGAACAGAGATTATCTCCTCCTAGAAAGGGACAAGGCATGGATTTAAAAACCTTATCACCATCTTCATCTACCTGCAAAAACTCTGCTTCAAAAGCAGGTAATTTCATCTTAAAATACTTGGCGATTCGTGTAATATCCGCTTCTTTAAAGTCAGGTCCCAATGTCTTGCAACAATTGGCACAGGCGGTACAATCAATCTCCTCAAAGACTTCTTGGTGTATCTGCTGGGCTATCTTATCTAAATTTTTTGGTGGCTTTTTCTTTAAATTGGCTAAAACTTTACGGTGTTCCTTCTGCTTTTGTAAGGCTAGCTGGTGGTAGTACTCAATATCAATTTCTTTAGACATAATTTCTTTCTAATTCACGTATTTTTTCTATTATACCATAAACACTGCCCCCTTTTTGCCCCCCTGAACAGAAAAAAAGCCCTTCGGATAAAATCCGAGGGGCTAGAAACGTTGTTAAATCAACGGCCGAACTTTTGAATTTCAAGGTTCGGGATAAAATAGTTCACTGAACTATTTTATTTTTTCAAGTTGTAAAATGATTTCAATCCACGGTATTCAGCTACTTCACCAAGTTGGTCTTCGATGCGAAGCAATTGGTTGTATTTAGCGATACGGTCTGTACGTGAAAGTGAACCAGTCTTGATTTGTCCTGCGTTAGTTGCAACTGCGATGTCAGCGATTGTTGAATCTTCAGTTTCACCTGAACGGTGTGATACAACGGCAGTGTAACCAGCTTCTTTAGCCATTTCGATAGCTTCAAAAGTTTCAGTAAGAGTACCGATTTGGTTAACTTTGATAAGGATTGAGTTAGCAGCACCTTCTTGGATACCACGTGCAAGGTAGTCAGTGTTTGTTACGAAGAAGTCATCACCAACAAGTTGTACTTTCTTACCAAGACGTTCAGTAAGAGCTTTCCAACCATCCCAGTCGTTTTCATCCATACCATCTTCGATAGTGATGATTGGGTATTTGTTAACCAATTCTTCAAGGTAATCGATTTGTTCTGCAGATGTACGAACAGCAGCGCCTTCACCTTCAAATTTAGTGTAGTCGTAAACTTTACGTTCTTTATCGTAGAATTCTGATGAAGCACAGTCAAATCCGATAAATACGTCTTTACCTGGGACATATCCAGCAGCTTCGATCGCAGCAAGGATAGTTTCAACACCGTCTTCAGTTCCTTCGAAACGAGGAGCGAATCCACCTTCGTCACCTACGGCAGTTTCCAAACCACGTGATTTAAGGATTTTCTTAAGAGCGTGGAAGATTTCAGCACCGTAACGAAGAGCTTCTTTAAATGTTGGCGCACCAACTGGCAAGATCATGAACTCTTGGAAAGCGATTGGAGCGTCAGAGTGAGAACCACCGTTGATGATGTTCATCATTGGAGTTGGAAGAACTTTAGTGTTGAATCCACCAAGGTAGCTGTAAAGTGGGATTTCAAGGTAGTCAGCAGCAGCACGAGCTACAGCGATAGACACACCAAGGATTGCGTTTGCACCCAATTTACCTTTGTTAGGAGTACCGTCAAGAGCGATCATAGCACGGTCGATAGCTTGTTGATCACGTACATCGTAGCCAATGATAGCTTCAGCAATGATGTTGTTTACGTTGTCAACTGCTTTTTGTGTACCAAGACCACCGTAACGAGATTTGTCACCGTCGCGAAGTTCAACTGCTTCGTGTTCACCAGTAGAAGCTCCTGATGGAACCATACCACGTCCGAAAGCACCTGATTCAGTGTAAACTTCTACTTCAAGTGTTGGGTTACCGCGTGAGTCTAGGACTTCGCGAGCGTAAACATCAGTAATAATTGACATTTTTTACTCTCCTTATGAGTTAAATTTTTTACACCTCTATAATACCTTAAAAGCCCTCCTTTTTCAAGAAAAAACGTTATCTTTGTGCAAATTTTCCTTAACTTTATAAAGTAATCGCTTTCTTTTATCTGTTTTATTCTAACTTTTATGATATACTGTTTTCATGACAGATTTATCAAAACAATTACTTGAAAAAGCTCATGGTGGGCCAAAATTAAATCCGGATGAGCAAAGACGCTATCTTGGAACTTTTGAGGAAAGAGTTCTTGGATATGCAGATATTGATACTGCAAATAGCCCTCAATTAGAAAAAGGTTTTTTATCTATTTTAGAAAATCTTCAGGAAAAAGCAGAACCACTATTTGTGAAGATTTCACCAAATATCGAATTTGACAAACAAGTTTTCTACTTAAAAGAAGCAAAAGAAACTGATAGTCAAGCTACCATTGTATCTGAAGAGCATTCTTCTTCTCCTTTTGGCCTGATTATCCATAGCAATGCACCAGTACAAGTAGAAGAAAAGGACCTTCGACTTGCTTTTGCAAAACTTTGGGAAGATAAAAAGGAAGGTCCAGCCAAAACATCCATCTGGAAGAAATGGTTTGGCTAAATCTTGCGCATATTTAATAAATGCCCTATATTGGCAGCCGTGTGCTCCAAATAGAGACTGGCATTTTTCAAACTATCTTCTAGAGGTTCACTTTTCTCCAAAATTGAAAAGGCAGCTTGGATATTTTCAAATGGTAGGGAAGGTAAATCCTCAGCAATACTACCACAAATAGCAATGACAGGAACTCTTACAGGGGTTCTTTTTGCAACACCTATAGGTGCTTTACCTGCTAAACTTTGACGATCTAGCCTTCCTTCTCCTACAACTACCAAGTCAGCATATGCAACTTTCTTATCAAAATCAATCAAATCTAAACAGGCATCAATTCCAGACACGATATTTGCCTGAGCAAAGGCACACAAACCGCCAGCAATGCCTCCACCAGCTCCTGCTCCTTTAATTTCCAATGTTACAGGTGAGGCTTTTCCATAAAAATCTTGAATTGCCTGATTTACGACTGCAAACATAGTAGGATGTAAACCTTTTTGTTTGCCAAAAGTGTAAGTCGCACCTTGATAACCACATAAGGGACTCGCGACATCTGCTAAAATACGAATTTGAACATCTTCAGGAATTTCATAGCGATTTTCTGTTGACATAGAAGCTAAGTTTAATAAGGACTGACCGCAAGCGGGCAAGACATTTCCATTCTTATCATAAAATTGATAACCCAAACCAGCAGCAATCCCAATACCTCCATCATTACTGGACGTGCCACCAACGCCGATATAGATATCTTTAATCCCTTGAGCAATGAGGTGGCGAATCAACTCTCCAATACCACAAGTTTGGATTTGAAGTGGATTTCGTTTCTCTAGCGGAATTTTTTCAAGGCCAACTAAATCAGCCACTTCAAATAGTGCAAGTTCCCCTTTTTGAAAATAGCGCATGGCTTCTTTTTGTCCAAAAGGTCCTGTCACTTGGATCCATTTTTCTTTTAGCTCAAGAGAATGTCGAATGGAATCTACTGTACCTTCGCCACCATCACCAACAGGGCAGAGGAGACATTCTACATCGGCTATCGATTGTTGGAAGCCTCTTTTTATTGCTTCAGCTACCTGTTGAGCGGACAAGCTTTCCTTAAACGAATCTGGTGCAATTACAATCTTCATATTTTCCCTCATTCTAAACAGTCAATCAAAGGAAGAACTTCTAAAAAATCCCTCTTGTCAACATGATTCGGTATTTCTTTTTTAAGCACTTCTTTGGCACAAAAGGCGATTCCTAGTCCTGCTGACTTCAACATTAATAAGTCATTAGCCCCATCACCGATTACAATCGTTCTTTCTTTAGAAAGTTTTAGTTCCTCTCTCCATTGTTCCAGAGTTGCTTCTTTGACTTCAGGGCTTATAATTGCTCCAACTAATTTTCCTGTTAGAAGACCATCTTTGACTTCAAGTTGATTAGTAGAGAAATAGGTAATACTAAGGGATTTTGCTAGTCTCTCAACTATTGGTGTAAATCCACCAGACACCAGACACCAGACCAACTAGGATGCCATTCTTTTGGAGAATAGAGACAAATTCCTGAGCATTTGACGTTAGATGAATAGAGTTGAAGACTGTATCAAAGACCGAAACAGGAAGACCTTCCAATAAGGACACTCTTTTTCGTAAACTGCTTTCAAAGTCTAACTCTCCTCTCATTGCCTGACTTGTAAGCTGCGAAATTTCCTCCTCACGACCTGCATCTCTACCCAAAAGGTCAATCACCTCTTCTGCTATTAAGGTGCCGTCAACATCCATGACACACAAGCCTTTTACTTGAGACATAGGTTCTCCTCTCTAAACAGCCCAAAAATCGTATGAAATCATCATACGATTTTATCTATTAGTTAATTAAACTATGGTACAAGTCAAGGTATGATTTGCAGGCTGTATCCCATGAAAAATCACACTCCATAGCTTGTTTTTGTAAGTTTCTCCAAACGTCAGGATGGTTCCTATACAAGTCTAATGCTGTTTGGAAAGTCCAATTTAACCAATAAGGAGATAGATTGTCAAAGCTAAAGCCTGTACCGCTTCCTTCAATTGGATTGAAAGCGCGGACAGTATCTCGCAAACCACCAACTTCATGAACCAATGGCAAGGTTCCATAACGCATCGCCATCATTTGAGACAAACCACACGGTTCAAAACGACTCGGCATGAGGAAGAGGTCGCAAGCAGCGTAGATTTCTTGAGCAAGTTTGACATCAAAAGTGATATTTGCTGATAGCTTGTCTGGATAGATTTGAGCAAACCATGAGAAAGCTCCTTCAAATGCTGGATCGCCAGTTCCCAAAAGAACAATCTGAACATCATTTTGCAAGATATGGTGAAGACTTTCAACCACCACATCAAAACCTTTTTGACGTGTCAAACGAGAAACAATTCCCACCAGAGGAACATCAGCTCTAACTGGCAAGCCAACTCTTTCTTGCAATTTTGCCTTGTTTTGGGCTTTCCCAGATAAATCTTCCTGATTGAAATGATAATCTAAAAGAGCATCCGTCTGAGGATTATACAGGTCAGCATCAATCCCATTCACGATACCAGATACCTTGCCAGATTCCATTCGAAGAATCTGATCCAAGTTACATCCGAACTGACTGGTCATAATTTCATGAGCATAGCTAGGTGAAACTGTTGAAACACGATCCGCATAAAGAATACCAGCCTTCATCCAGTTTAAACAGTTATTCCAGCGAAGGGTTCCATCTGCGTACCGTTCAAAGCCAACTCCAAACAAATCCCATAACATTCCTTCTGAAAATTGTCCTTGGAATTCTAAGTTATGAATGGTTAAAACTGTTTTAATTCCCTCATAGGCTTGAATCCAATGGTATCTTTCTTTCAACAAGAAAGGAATCATAGCTGTATGGTAGTCATGAACATGGAGAAGGTCAGGAATAAAGTCAATCCTTTCCATAGCCTCAATGGCAGCCAGTTGGAAAAAGGCAAAGCGTTCTCCGTCATCAAAATCACCGTAAACATGACCACGGAAGAAATAATATTGATTGTCAATAAAGTAGAAGGTTACACCATTTAATACTGTTTTCTTAATCCCACAGTACTGTCTGCGCCAACCGACGCTCACCTCAAAATGAAGAACATCTTCAATCTGATTGCCAAATTTAGCCTCTACCATGTCATAGTAAGGTAAAATTACTGCAACTTCGTGTCCTGCTTTTACCAGTGATTTTGGAAGAGCGCCAATGACGTCTCCCAAACCACCTGTTTTTGAAAAGGGTGCACCCTCTGCTGCTACAAATAAAATTTTCATGAATGAATATCCTCTGTTACTTTAGCACCTTTCTTAACGACGACTGGATGTTCTGCAGTTCCACGGATCACAACTCCATCCGCAACTTCCACACCCTTGTCCAAGATAGCGTATTCGACCTGAGCACCTTCTCCAATAACAACACGAGGGAATAAGATGCTATCTTTAACCAAGCTATCCTTATGGACATGAATATTACGTGATAAAACAGAATTAGCCACTTGACCTTCAACAATACTACCT includes these proteins:
- a CDS encoding NUDIX hydrolase, which gives rise to MPQLATICYIDNGKELLMLHRNKKPNDVHEGKWIGVGGKLERGETPQECAAREILEETGLKAKPVLKGVITFPEFTPDLDWYTYVFKVTEFEGDLIDCNEGTLEWVPYDEVLSKPTWEGDHTFVEWLLEDKPFFSAKFVYDGDKLLDTQVDFYE
- a CDS encoding uracil-DNA glycosylase, which produces MQHSSWHALIKEQLPEGYFGKINQFMDQVYSQGTIYPPKEKVFQALLTTPLEEVKVVILGQDPYHGPGQAQGLSFSVPDSIPAPPSLQNILKELSDDLGVKKSHDLTAWAEQGVLLLNACLTVPAGQANGHAGQIWEPFTDAVIQVVNHLDRPVVFVLWGAYARKKKALVTNPHHLIIESAHPSPLSVYRGFWGSKPFSKANAFLKETGQEPIDWLR
- a CDS encoding YjjG family noncanonical pyrimidine nucleotidase; the encoded protein is MSYKFLLFDLDHTFLDFDAAEDVALTQLLKEEGVTDIQAYKDYYVPMNKALWKDLEQKKISKQELVNTRFSRLFAHFGQEKDGSFLAQRYQFYLAQQGQTFSGAHELLDILIERDYDLYAATNGITAIQTGRLTQSGLAPYFNQVFISEQLQTQKPDALFYEKIGQQIVGFSKEKTLMIGDSLTSDVQGGNNAGIDTIWYNPHHLENHTQAQPTYEVHSYQDLLDYLDKL
- a CDS encoding DUF262 domain-containing protein, coding for MRNDIQPALQTVKSYFEKSEFYIPTYQRPYAWQVPQCEQLIEDINLHMENFDDTSQDNYFFGAVLIAQESGEDHEVTLIDGQQRTTTFMLLLKAILLKIDNELELQPTLDTDARRLVKRLNGLKEQIVTMLFNVSDDEKDDFVDGLYYPGDDRIKYLNHSISEKYANEMTTILLGKDFISIKDRVHQIYRRQKDNRYTNFYKNFRYFYNMCNELNVFTLINFANHFIDNCQVITITSYNTDQAINIFNSLNGTGVPLTPIEVIVSKTTANASDRKNFEKNWQEIVQRTDSSRLDLNALITHYIFVKLSEQNSADRRNPGIRAFFSKNKHLLNEDVLFTTELNTILNNFERVSDTINGQLINKLNGNLRPFVSSYLFFRQDNTYLEYLLRLGVLIELSELSYSHKLFKGFLEEINLMYSQVDSISIDELISKIKNHIHTNFVYEDVKQTLTESGVSNSILYVNEFLFSLEKGMDFNLNGNIDIEHIMPQSGLNRENIMSDAGLESQEEFRDYAEKLGNKILLESEINRGIGDAWFRTKRENTITSGHGYIGSKFPIAKSLVNYVNDTWTKTDIEVVTEKAAKRIADFIFE
- a CDS encoding ClbS/DfsB family four-helix bundle protein; translation: MPRPKTKEELVLASKENYEKLNRFISQLSEDELQTPFDFSRAPKKKEAHWKRDKNLRDVLIHLYEWHQLLLTWVHSNQKGRERPFLPEPYNWKTYGEMNVAFWKKHQKTSLEEATRLLEQSHREVLELIEVFSNDELFTKGVYKWTGGTSLGSYFVSSTSSHYDWALKKLKAHRKNCKCHS
- a CDS encoding YkgJ family cysteine cluster protein, coding for MSKEIDIEYYHQLALQKQKEHRKVLANLKKKPPKNLDKIAQQIHQEVFEEIDCTACANCCKTLGPDFKEADITRIAKYFKMKLPAFEAEFLQVDEDGDKVFKSMPCPFLGGDNLCSIYEVRPKACREFPHTDRKKIHQINHLTIKNTLTCPAAYLFVEKLKDKL
- the eno gene encoding surface-displayed alpha-enolase, whose product is MSIITDVYAREVLDSRGNPTLEVEVYTESGAFGRGMVPSGASTGEHEAVELRDGDKSRYGGLGTQKAVDNVNNIIAEAIIGYDVRDQQAIDRAMIALDGTPNKGKLGANAILGVSIAVARAAADYLEIPLYSYLGGFNTKVLPTPMMNIINGGSHSDAPIAFQEFMILPVGAPTFKEALRYGAEIFHALKKILKSRGLETAVGDEGGFAPRFEGTEDGVETILAAIEAAGYVPGKDVFIGFDCASSEFYDKERKVYDYTKFEGEGAAVRTSAEQIDYLEELVNKYPIITIEDGMDENDWDGWKALTERLGKKVQLVGDDFFVTNTDYLARGIQEGAANSILIKVNQIGTLTETFEAIEMAKEAGYTAVVSHRSGETEDSTIADIAVATNAGQIKTGSLSRTDRIAKYNQLLRIEDQLGEVAEYRGLKSFYNLKK
- a CDS encoding YueI family protein produces the protein MTDLSKQLLEKAHGGPKLNPDEQRRYLGTFEERVLGYADIDTANSPQLEKGFLSILENLQEKAEPLFVKISPNIEFDKQVFYLKEAKETDSQATIVSEEHSSSPFGLIIHSNAPVQVEEKDLRLAFAKLWEDKKEGPAKTSIWKKWFG
- a CDS encoding glycerate kinase — translated: MKIVIAPDSFKESLSAQQVAEAIKRGFQQSIADVECLLCPVGDGGEGTVDSIRHSLELKEKWIQVTGPFGQKEAMRYFQKGELALFEVADLVGLEKIPLEKRNPLQIQTCGIGELIRHLIAQGIKDIYIGVGGTSSNDGGIGIAAGLGYQFYDKNGNVLPACGQSLLNLASMSTENRYEIPEDVQIRILADVASPLCGYQGATYTFGKQKGLHPTMFAVVNQAIQDFYGKASPVTLEIKGAGAGGGIAGGLCAFAQANIVSGIDACLDLIDFDKKVAYADLVVVGEGRLDRQSLAGKAPIGVAKRTPVRVPVIAICGSIAEDLPSLPFENIQAAFSILEKSEPLEDSLKNASLYLEHTAANIGHLLNMRKI
- the glgA gene encoding glycogen synthase GlgA; amino-acid sequence: MKILFVAAEGAPFSKTGGLGDVIGALPKSLVKAGHEVAVILPYYDMVEAKFGNQIEDVLHFEVSVGWRRQYCGIKKTVLNGVTFYFIDNQYYFFRGHVYGDFDDGERFAFFQLAAIEAMERIDFIPDLLHVHDYHTAMIPFLLKERYHWIQAYEGIKTVLTIHNLEFQGQFSEGMLWDLFGVGFERYADGTLRWNNCLNWMKAGILYADRVSTVSPSYAHEIMTSQFGCNLDQILRMESGKVSGIVNGIDADLYNPQTDALLDYHFNQEDLSGKAQNKAKLQERVGLPVRADVPLVGIVSRLTRQKGFDVVVESLHHILQNDVQIVLLGTGDPAFEGAFSWFAQIYPDKLSANITFDVKLAQEIYAACDLFLMPSRFEPCGLSQMMAMRYGTLPLVHEVGGLRDTVRAFNPIEGSGTGFSFDNLSPYWLNWTFQTALDLYRNHPDVWRNLQKQAMECDFSWDTACKSYLDLYHSLIN